The following are encoded together in the Candidatus Aminicenantes bacterium genome:
- a CDS encoding class I SAM-dependent methyltransferase — MNPYLCPKCHDRLQLKPAAWRCAGCGNEYGRIEGYYDFYLPDSVPPETEYPPALAHLLFSEAKILALPEATTHRIADRIFRRRAFNARWTSDLRELKETIRKYGASERRRVEFMVDDRAAADFVRQKQATAWKAKNILRHVSSLPHTGNKVLHVGCGGECNEAIPEEYQKAGFVNFGVDAVRSYVEEFSAHGEAQLANASALPYADETFDVVNFTDILEHLFDPIAGMREAARVLKKNGHLVLETPNRAYLRRRSPLSWLEYFLGRLRPGLLRPRVITAQWAGEVLFHTEFSRRELALLLKHAGMTPLKFTTEILKKSDAESPGEKRRRWLVSGLEKIAPTGKWIVIARKA, encoded by the coding sequence ATGAATCCGTATCTCTGCCCGAAGTGCCATGACCGGCTGCAGCTCAAGCCGGCCGCCTGGCGCTGCGCCGGGTGCGGAAACGAATATGGGCGGATTGAAGGTTATTACGATTTTTACCTGCCCGACTCCGTCCCGCCCGAAACCGAATATCCGCCGGCGCTTGCGCATCTGCTTTTTTCGGAAGCGAAAATCCTGGCCTTGCCTGAGGCGACGACGCACCGTATTGCCGATCGGATCTTCCGGCGGCGGGCATTCAACGCCCGCTGGACGAGCGATCTGCGAGAACTGAAGGAAACCATCAGAAAGTACGGCGCCAGCGAACGGCGCCGGGTGGAGTTCATGGTGGACGATCGCGCCGCAGCGGATTTCGTCCGCCAAAAACAAGCCACCGCCTGGAAAGCAAAAAATATCCTGCGTCATGTTTCTTCGCTACCGCATACCGGGAACAAGGTCTTGCATGTCGGCTGCGGGGGCGAATGCAACGAAGCCATCCCCGAAGAATACCAAAAAGCCGGATTCGTCAACTTCGGCGTCGACGCGGTCAGGTCGTATGTTGAAGAATTCAGCGCTCATGGCGAGGCGCAGCTGGCCAATGCCTCGGCCTTGCCGTATGCCGACGAGACATTCGATGTGGTGAATTTTACCGATATTCTCGAGCATCTTTTTGACCCGATAGCAGGCATGCGGGAAGCAGCGCGGGTATTGAAAAAAAACGGCCATCTTGTCCTGGAAACCCCGAATCGCGCCTATCTGCGGCGCCGGAGTCCGCTTTCCTGGCTGGAATATTTCCTCGGCCGACTGCGCCCCGGCCTTCTGCGGCCGCGGGTGATCACCGCTCAATGGGCAGGCGAAGTTTTGTTCCACACCGAATTTTCACGGCGCGAGCTGGCGCTGCTTTTAAAGCATGCGGGGATGACGCCGCTGAAGTTCACGACCGAGATACTGAAAAAATCGGATGCGGAAAGCCCGGGGGAAAAGCGGCGCCGATGGCTTGTCTCAGGCTTGGAAAAAATCGCGCCGACGGGCAAATGGATCGTCATCGCCCGCAAGGCATGA